DNA sequence from the Caminibacter pacificus genome:
ATGTTGGTGCTTTTCGGAATCAAATTTAAGAAATTCGAAGAAAAGATAGAAAGCTTCGGATTTTCTTTTAATAAAAAAATATTTTATCCGCTTTTAGTATTGCCTATCATTTTTTTTGGTACGTATATTTATAAATCTCAGAATAAAACAGCCTCTTTACCTGTTGTAGTTATATGCAAAAATACAAGATATTTTTTGAAAAAAGCCAAAGAGGTTAAAATTGAAAACGATAAAAAAATAAAAAAAGTATTTTATATTTATAAAAATCAGGTTTTTAACTCTCCGGAGGAATTTAAAAGAAAATATTGTAAGTAGCGTTTTTGAGGCTCAAAATGATATAATAACGAATATTTTCACAAAAGGAGACTTATGGCTGGACATAATAAGTGGTCTAAAGTAAAACATATAAAAGCAAAAGAGGACGCTAAAAAATCAAAAATTTTCACTAAACACGTTCGTGCTATTATGACCGCAGCAAGACAAGGCGGAGGAAACCCTGATAACAACCCGGCTTTAAGACTTGCGATAGAAAGAGCAAAAGCCGATTCTATGCCTATGAGTAATATCCAAAGAGCTATCGATAAAGCTACCGGAAATCTTGAAGGCGTGGTACTTAGCGAAGTAACATACGAAGGATACGGTCCGGGCGGTGTTGCTATTATGGTTGAGTGTTTGACGGATAACAAAAACAGAACCGTAGCCGAAATCAGACACGCGTTTAAAAAAGCCGGCGGAAGTTTGGGTACCAGCGGAAGCGTTGCTTGGATGTTCGAGAAAAAAGGTATTATCGTTGTAAATAGAAGTTATAAAGACGAAGAGATTATGGAAAAAGCTATTGAAGCGGGTGCCGATGATATTAAAGAAATGGATGAAGTTTTGGT
Encoded proteins:
- a CDS encoding YebC/PmpR family DNA-binding transcriptional regulator; protein product: MAGHNKWSKVKHIKAKEDAKKSKIFTKHVRAIMTAARQGGGNPDNNPALRLAIERAKADSMPMSNIQRAIDKATGNLEGVVLSEVTYEGYGPGGVAIMVECLTDNKNRTVAEIRHAFKKAGGSLGTSGSVAWMFEKKGIIVVNRSYKDEEIMEKAIEAGADDIKEMDEVLVIETAPEDFNAVLEAVNSIEGIEILESNVQLTATNLSEVDDETAEKVERLIEVLEDIDDVQNVIHNMA